One window from the genome of Pieris rapae chromosome 8, ilPieRapa1.1, whole genome shotgun sequence encodes:
- the LOC110996254 gene encoding uncharacterized protein LOC110996254, with protein MSCSGLLVKLVLVSLILHTHSAPSRRSRDAKLPEESTTSRQSKLQEKFKETTTTTESSPTNRRNKALNLFGYFPSYLSSGLDYSEDDDDDVTFSVNDDNFDDDDLSRTIPSRRRQQNKKKNGNGENFANDNINSLQYDNSPIFYIRLPPTPYMFVPGLGYVSQPPSIGPPMPPMMPQPMPAQDPFINLPLDFVSNGKPTGVYQWGGAPQFPQMPQMPMDPYGFGQPMMPQSSRPNYNPSYSKPKPTNSKITNLKGPYVFNGKPNDSVYVLRDTYNSIYSDALQNFYP; from the coding sequence ATGAGCTGTTCCGGATTGTTGGTCAAGTTGGTGCTCGTCAGCCTCATCCTTCACACGCACAGTGCGCCATCAAGAAGATCACGAGATGCCAAACTACCAGAAGAATCTACCACGAGTCGACAAAGCAAGTTGCAagagaaatttaaagaaactacCACCACTACTGAATCTTCACCCACAAACAGACGCAACAAAGCATTGAACCTATTTGGCTACTTCCCATCTTACTTATCATCAGGTCTAGATTACAGCgaagatgatgatgatgacgtAACCTTCTCCGTCAATGACGACAACTTCGATGATGACGACTTATCCCGCACAATTCCCTCAAGACGCCGACAGCAGAATAAGAAGAAGAACGGCAACGGAGAAAACTTCGCGAATGATAACATAAACTCCCTGCAATATGATAACTCACCCATTTTCTATATTAGACTCCCTCCCACCCCGTATATGTTCGTTCCAGGATTAGGATATGTATCTCAGCCACCCAGTATTGGACCACCAATGCCGCCAATGATGCCACAACCAATGCCAGCACAAGATCCTTTCATCAATCTGCCTTTAGATTTTGTTTCTAACGGAAAACCAACCGGCGTATATCAATGGGGTGGCGCACCTCAATTTCCTCAAATGCCACAGATGCCAATGGATCCCTATGGTTTTGGACAGCCAATGATGCCTCAATCTTCACGCCCGAATTATAATCCCTCTTATTCAAAGCCTAAACCAACTAACTCAAAGATCACGAACTTGAAGGGCCCATATGTATTCAATGGAAAACCTAATGATAGTGTCTACGTGCTACGAGACACATATAACTCTATTTATTCAGACGCTCTGCAGAATTTCTATCCTTAG